One Arachis hypogaea cultivar Tifrunner chromosome 18, arahy.Tifrunner.gnm2.J5K5, whole genome shotgun sequence genomic window, GCCTATGTTTACTAAAGGTGGGAGagacaaagaaaaaaatttttcaacaaaaaaaaaaagaaaatattcttaaaaaaaacgaaaagtcATGGTTCCCTAAGTTAAAACCGGAAACATTTGCAGTTTGAAGCACAAACTTATGCATGATGATGAATTGAATATTCTACATATGAAAACATCATTCTTCATTTATTTTTCCTCTTCTGCTTTCAGCTTTACACCAATATACCTCATACCAAAAGTAATTAAGttaatttcaaatcatatatcagttagaaACACATCTAGATGTGATTATCCAAGCAGTCCGTTTCTAATCTTACACAGGTCTCTGTTATGAGTCAAAAGTTACAGAATCAAGCTCTAATAAAGCATTATGATTGTTGAGACCGCAATATAATTTAATTTCCATAACATACAACTTTTACCCAAACTATAGTAGCATCAAATCTTATAAAAAAAGATCACACGGTCGAGCCATGGCTTCCAAAAAAAATCACTTTAATATATGATTTGtacttaaatatatttaatataaagtaTGTGATCAAAGATTCTAAAAGCATACAATGCCCCGGATGATTTATTTACCACTATAAATCTTCTTAAAAATCATTTGTATATAATAAAAGAATTCATCCAGTaaaaaacaatttttaatatacaaTTCCTATCaatgttttgtgattttttttctctcatttattttttattctcatttatctcatcttcatgtacCACATTCATATATAGAAATaaggaagaaaaaaattattttaaaagaaaaaggaaaagattggctgaaataaaataaagagaaagtttTATGGGCCAACACTTTCATTAAAATCTAGCCAGTATTTAACTATTAAGAAAAGAGTATGTAATTTTATACTAATAGATGTAATCgcacatcattaaaaatattaatgatgactaattaataactacaaattacaaaatgtACTGACTCCTAACACAACATTAActtcttagattttatttttcatgtaaaaaaaaaGACACTTAAAACTCCATTTAAAATATATCCATATTAATTGATAGATAAATACtatatattcaaatatataaattttCGTCATGCATGAATATTATCTAGTTCGGTCCATGAATCTATTATTTAACTGATATGATCATCAATCTATACATACTCAAAAAATGTAATTCTTAGTGTGTAATTTATATCAATTCTCTTCtccattttattgtatatatatcatTATAAAATTATGCTAATAATTGTGTACTAAGTGATTATCAGATCAGAACACCAAATCacagaataaaaatataacaaatagcAAATCATTCATTAAAAGAATATGTGAGTGCAGAAACAATTTGTGTGCCAGGCAAGACTTACGTGCATGGCATATTGAAGAATATGTTAAATGAAACTCTTATATTCTCAGCTACGTACATGAGTATACCCTGCATAATTTCATACATTAAAATAACGTGAGATACTTCTTCATCATACATTGCTGTAAACAATGccatatatattatttgttaatCTTATAGTCATTTTCATATTCTGTTTCGATGAATTTCTTTCAATTTGTTCTTAGTAGCTTTGGTTACTACACAATCTCTTGTCATAGAAAATAGAGAATAACACACCTCTGACCTttgaaatataaaaacaaaatacatCATGTTCAATGTTTTATCCAAAAGATGTTTACCTAACCAATTCAGTTAAGGGTGTCACTTGATTGGCCTCACTCGAGGCTTATTGCTTTTTCTGACTCGCCTCATGCAATTTCTGAAACAATAGCATAGcacaaataatataataattaaaaatgagaTTATTAGTAGCATAACAACTACATCATCTCCAAGGATCAATGGCGCAAATTGAACCATAAACAGCTTAAGTAATATCATCTATgctaaaaataaaatcatttaaattgAGTACACATAAAGTTTAAAGCAGAGGAAGAAGAACCACACAAAAGACAAGAGAGAGCAATTGAAAACTTTCGACAATAGCACAAAGTTAGAATGAATACATCTCTTATTATATctgccttttttttttgtatttctaaACTGCAATCGAGCAGCTACATCCAAGTTCATCATATCAAGGGCACACCAGAAAAATGCGATTGAACTCGTTAGTACACACTACACAGGCTAATAGAAAACCACTGTAAAATTCAAGTTCATGATCACTTCTCTAATATAATACTAATAATCAATTATTAGGctgtgtttgtttttagagacaggACAGAACATGACACTGAAACGGAAACAATAGGATGaagacactaaaaattatcttttgtgtattgtgtttggatacgatggacaagacactaatataatgtctagtattatgtttggatacacatggacaagactaaaatattatatgaaaggACTAAAATAACCctgtgattccaaattttctacatcaatacaaattaatttaataaaaaatgagagtacATAGGAGTACAgacgaaacttgaaaaaaatatttgaagaggcaaaaaattttaataaaaaaatatattagtatttatattaaaataaaatttataaatataattattttattttaaaatttattattaatatgtaggaatacatatggttaagattaacaaaaaaaataaatttgagtttgattaataaaaaattttgtttaagttaataagctaaattaattttaaataaaaaattaatttaaaaaaatccatttttacatgaaaaaacaattagtttttgcatataaaaatctatttttatttaaaaaaaaactaattttttttatctaaaaacttatttctctttataaaaaacttatttttctttaaattatataaaatcaattacaatttataaattattttttagcattttaaaagatcaattttacttttgctaatatttatctttcaaagtttcaagattaattatttttgttattatttttattacaaattaaataatataatataaggttaaaatggtattgaagtaaaacgataaaaagaaaagaattatctacccctaataaaaaattctacagaAAGGAGAGAGTACCTGTAAaaaaaagagatagaagaaaaacaggaagaaaaagtatctctgaacaaaaataaaaagggggtaatagtggaaaaaaaaggaaaacaaaatttataaaattgtccgtgtccactcttccaaatcccgtgtccatcattgtccttcctgaaagagtggacacaaaagtataaaaaattgtcTCGAGACAATATGTCCACTGTCCATGTCTCTActtccaaacactttttaaatAAGTGTTGTCCATGTCTCCGTGTACTGCCCCCAAAAACAAATGCTACGttagttaacaaaaaaaaaaatttgttttgcaCGTAATGACCTGTTTTTCAATTAGTTAACATAAAAATGTTTGTTTCACAGGCACATGAATCAGTCATACTGCTTTGGCAAACGCAGCTTCAGCCGGAGCACTTTGCCGGCAAATTTCACACCTTGAGCTTTGCAAGGGAAGTTGTTCCTTACAAAAGGAATTaagttttttcttaaaaaaatattttaataatataatagttattttagttttttttttccttctagtTATTATATTTAGGGTTTATTATCACGTGCACCACGGTATCAAATTACTTTGCTGTTTATATTTAATTGATCGATTTAGAAAAGTTTTATCCTATCTTAATTTATGCAATTGTAAAACAAAACTATATCTAATATGCGGTCTTTGTTAGAAGTCCAAGGCAATCTAGTATAAGAGTTCTATTTAAAAGTTTGTTAGAAATCCTCATTTGTGCATTCAAACTCTCAATTCCTGTTTAAACAAATTACTGATTAGTGATCTAATTATAGACAACCCAAATCGGTTGATTTATGTGATTTTCAGATTTTGATCAAATATGGATTAGCAATTTGGATTCCATTGAATTGAAAAGCCTGCCAATTAAAAGGGCCCATCGAGATGCTAATGAAGTAATGATGAAACCTGAAAACCTACATATAAATAGCATAGAATAGATGGATAGATGGATCGATCTAGCAAGTTGCAACATAAACTCAAATTCAAAGTGAGCAGCTTGGGCTGACGATATGCGGATTGCGGAGAGGAAAGCATCGAGACGGCTGGAAATGGTCAGTTGTCCCACGGCAAGAACGCGGCTGTTAACAGACCTTCCGGAAGAGACAATAATCGAAATCTTGCTGAGGCTTCCGGCAAGGACGCTTGCTTCCCTAAGGAGCGTGTGCACTTCATGGAGAAACCTAATCTCCGCCCCCGACTTCACCTGCAACCACCTTCGTCGTTCATGCTTAATTGCTCCAAGTTTGACTACGCCACGAATTGCTTATTGCACTGGGGCCTACAGAAATGGCCTTAGATGCAGCAGAATCGGACTTCTCTCCGTACGCTCAATCTTGGATGATCCTTCCGAGCCTACTAAAAACGATTGCTTCACGGAACAACACTACTACGGAATCATTGGTTCTTGCAATGGATTGTTATGCTTGGCTGATGGAGATGCCTTCAAATACATGCATGCCATCTTGTGGAACCCCTGTACCGGATTCACATTCGAATCTCCGGAAATCAGCGGCGAAGTCCGCTTTTCTGGCTTTGGTTACGATCATCTCAGTGACAGTTACAAAATTTATGCAGTTACAAAGAAGCAAGGGCCATCTGGTTTTGAGTTTAGTACCAGAATTTATACATTTGGGCCAACTTCGACATGGAGAAAAATTGATGATACCCCAGTAGCCCTATTTGGTTTCCCAAGTGACAACTCTAGTCGGGCTGTTAAAAAGGAAGGGGAATTTTTTGGTAGTAGCAGATTATGCACTCTTAATTGGTGTGTTAATCATGTGGTTATTTATTTTGACTTGGCTAAAGAGACTTATGGTCATTTTCCTCTGCCTCCTCGTAGTGAAATAGGTTTTCCAAAGTGGTGCACTCACTTATGTGTCTTGAGAAACTGCCTTTCTGTTTGTTACCTGGATGGGAGAACACTCGAGTGGATTGTGTGGCAAATGAAAGAATACGGAGATGCTCAATCTTGGACTAAATTGGCAGTAATTCCGGTCCCTGAAAAAATCACTTATCCAGGTCGTTATTTTCAACCTCTTTACATCTCGGAAAGTGATGTTCTTTTGGTATTTTGTCCATCTTTCGGCATTGTTTTGTGTAACTTAAATGATGGGAGCATAGATTTTTCTGAGATTTACGGCTCCGGCGTGAGGAACAAACCTGTTTTTTCTGCATGTGTCAAGTATAGGATAACTTGTATCTACCATGAAAGCTTAGTTTCACCAAATGGTCTTCAAAGCAACTCATCCAAAATGCTGATGCACTTCATCAAATCCAAACCCAAGCCTGTTGACTCTTAAAGCCTGTTTGCCCCTTCTCTTGGTGAAGCCTTTCTAACACTACCAACTTGGTTATTAATGCTATCGAATTTATTTATCTCACTACTATGTGTATTTTCCAATTGCAATTTACTGCATTAAGATAATTTGTttgttcttcttcctgttcttgtcAAATAATTCTTTTCGCACTTTAATTTGTGCCCTGATGAGAAATTGTACTCCGTTTAAGACAAAAAAagctgaattaaaaaaaaaggttagaAGGAATATTTGTTGTTGATATAAAAATCAGCTTTTTTTAGCTTTCCAATTTCTTCCTCAATAGTCAATATGTAGTGATTACcaatgtataaaaaaattttatgacaAGGCTATTTAGAGAAAGTTTTCTTTGTTAAAATAATTAACGACTATTCATTAATGGAAAAAACAACTGACATGTGAGAAATGGAATCTTCAAGGTGCAAAAGTATCATGATGTTTTGAAGCATTATATATTGATTCGAATTCGATACCAAGATAACAATACTCATTAAATAGAGGTGAATGCTTATCATAATCTGTTTAAATACTGCATTTTAAGTTGTAGATGCTTATGTTATTATTAAATACTGGGTTgcagtataaaaataataataataaaaaaaaataagattgcACTTGATTTCATTAAAGTTTGGACTATAAATATATGAAAGTTTAAGGATAGAAAGATGTTTTCAACGTCTGTTTTATAGTTTGATTCAActtatcttttaatttatgttttcatcCCTAATTTCCTATATGGAGTGAGGTggtaattcaaattaaatcataatcataatcataagtTAAATCATAAAACTCGGTGGTTTGACTGCTGATGTGACATTTTCTCCTTTATCATTGAGTTTTTTAACCTTTGATTTCatggtatttttaatttttttttaattttattctgtcCATATTTTCAATGCATGTTTTGCTAAAAATtgatgttttcaatttttttgcttttatttaaCATATCCAAGCAGATCTAGTTTGTCAATACATGTGTTATTGAACAGTGTGGCTTTTATTTTATTCAACATATTTCCGTTCAATACATGTGTTATTGACCATTGTtgtttttaattgattttaatggTTTATTCGATGTAAATAAACGTAAATGAAATTCACGAATCACTCTCTATATCTGT contains:
- the LOC112770530 gene encoding F-box/kelch-repeat protein At3g23880-like; translation: MRIAERKASRRLEMVSCPTARTRLLTDLPEETIIEILLRLPARTLASLRSVCTSWRNLISAPDFTCNHLRRSCLIAPSLTTPRIAYCTGAYRNGLRCSRIGLLSVRSILDDPSEPTKNDCFTEQHYYGIIGSCNGLLCLADGDAFKYMHAILWNPCTGFTFESPEISGEVRFSGFGYDHLSDSYKIYAVTKKQGPSGFEFSTRIYTFGPTSTWRKIDDTPVALFGFPSDNSSRAVKKEGEFFGSSRLCTLNWCVNHVVIYFDLAKETYGHFPLPPRSEIGFPKWCTHLCVLRNCLSVCYLDGRTLEWIVWQMKEYGDAQSWTKLAVIPVPEKITYPGRYFQPLYISESDVLLVFCPSFGIVLCNLNDGSIDFSEIYGSGVRNKPVFSACVKYRITCIYHESLVSPNGLQSNSSKMLMHFIKSKPKPVDS